CGCGGCTCGGTGCAGTCCCTCGATCTTTGATAGTCTTTTGGCTTCCGCCGCCGTGATGTTGCGCATCCTCACCCCGCAGTGTGTGGCGTTTGTGTGGCGGAGTGTAATCAAACCAGTCCACAAAATAATCGGCGACTACGGCTTACACGGAGCTACACGCATTGACATCGGATAAGCCTAAACCGTTGGTTTTGCAGCAAAAACAGGACGGGCAGATACAGCCGCATACAGGGAGTGATCGGGTGTCTGATCCGGTTTCCGCAGGGGAGGAACGCGAACCCCGGCGCGAGGTGGAGGCGGCGGCCGAGTTGCAGCGCGCGCAGCAGGATCTGCAGCGGCTCGCGATCATGGAGCCGCTCACCCGCCTGTTGCATCGCCAGGCATTCGACGAACGCGGGCAGCAGGCGCTTGCCGACGCGTCGGCGGGCAGCCGGCAGTGCGCGCTGGTGGTCATCGGGTTGGACGGATTCCGCCTGCTCAACGAAGTGTATGGGCAGCGCGTCGGCGACCGGATCCTGCAGGGAGTGGCGGCCCGGCTGCGCAATTTCGTTCGCGAGCCCAATCTGTTGGGACGACGCGGCGGCGATGAGTTCGCGGCCTTGCTGACGGACACCGCGGACGCGGATACGGCGATGCATGCGACGCGCGAGATGCTCGCGGCGATCCAGCGCCTCGAGCGGGTCGGGAACATCGAGGTCCAGGTCGACGCCTCTGCCGGTGTCGTGCTGTTTCCGGCCGACGGCGGCGACATCGACAGCCTGGTGGAGGCGGGCGATGCGGCGCTGGCGCGCGCCAAGCGCGAGGGCGGTCAGCGTTGTGCGCGATTCTCGCCCGACCTCGGCCGCGCCAAGGATCTGCGCATCCGCCTCGAGCAGCGGCTGCGGCGGGCTTGCGAGGCCCGCGACTTCCGTCTGTTCTACCAGCCGCAGGTGTCCTTGCCGGACCGGCGCCTGGTCGGCGCCGAAGCCCTGGTGCGGTGGAACGATGCGGAGCTGGGCGACATTTCGCCCGCGGAGTTCATTCCGATCGCGGAAGCGAGCGGACTGATCGACGGCCTGAGCGACTGGGTGCTGCGGGAAGTCTGCCGCCAGCGGCAGATGTGGCGCCAGGTCGGACTCGACCTTCCGCCGGTTGCCATCAACCTGTCGGGGGTGCAGCTGCGCAGCCCGGGGTGCGTGCGGAGCGTGTTGGAAACGATCGATGAATTCCAGATCTCGCCCGAGGAACTCGAGGTCGAGATCACCGAAACCTGGTTTCTCGATTCCTCATCGCCGCTCGCCCAGGAAAACCTGCAGCGGCTGAAGATGGCCGGCGTGCGCTCGGCGCTCGACGACTTCGGCGTCGGCTCCTCGAGCCTCGCCCAGTTGCGCGACCTTCCGATCCATCGGCTCAAGATCGATCGCAGCTTCACCGTCGAATGCATGCGCAACGCGCGCACGCTCACGATCGTCAAGGCGGTCATCGACATGGCGCACAACCTCGGCCTGACCGTGACCGCCGAAGGCATCGAGACCGCCGATCAGGAAGCCTGGATGCACCACCTCGGCTGCGACTCCGCGCAGGGCTTCCACATCGCCCGCCCCATGCCGGCGGAGGATTTTCTCCGCCGGTATCTGGCGGAGCGCGCCCGGCCGGCGGCATCGCGCCCGATCGGCGATGGCAACCCCGGCGCGCATTCCGTGCAATAGCAAACCGACCCCACATGGCAGAACAACCGGATCTCTTTGCGGCTCCGCCTTCCGAAATGCCGGAAGGCCTGAGCCTCGCGCACTTTGCCCAGCGGGCCTATCTCGATTACGCCGTATCCGTGGTCAAAGGGCGCGCCCTGCCCGACGTCGCCGACGGCATGAAGCCGGTGCAGCGGCGCATCCTGTATGCGATGGACGCGATGGGCCTCGTTCCCGGCGCGAAGCATGTCAAGTCCGCGCGCGTCGTGGGCGATGTGATCGGCAAATACCATCCGCATGGCGATCAGGCGGCCTACGATGCGCTGGTGCGCATGGCGCAGGATTTCTCGCTGCGGTATCCGCTCATCGACGGGCAGGGCAATTTCGGCAGCCGCGACGACGATCCCGCCGCCGCGATGCGCTATACCGAAGCGCGCCTGACGCCCATCGCCCGCGCACTGCTCGACGAGCTGGGCCAGGGGACGACGGATTTTCTGGCCAACTACGACGGCAGCCAGGAGGAGCCGCGGCTGTTGCCGGCACGGTTGCCGATGGTGCTGCTGAACGGCGCGGCCGGAATCGCCGTCGGCATGGCGACCGAGATTCCGCCGCACAACCTGCGCGAGATCATCGCAGCGGC
This genomic window from Burkholderiales bacterium GJ-E10 contains:
- a CDS encoding PAS domain S-box/diguanylate cyclase (GGDEF) domain-containing protein (Precursor), with the translated sequence MSDPVSAGEEREPRREVEAAAELQRAQQDLQRLAIMEPLTRLLHRQAFDERGQQALADASAGSRQCALVVIGLDGFRLLNEVYGQRVGDRILQGVAARLRNFVREPNLLGRRGGDEFAALLTDTADADTAMHATREMLAAIQRLERVGNIEVQVDASAGVVLFPADGGDIDSLVEAGDAALARAKREGGQRCARFSPDLGRAKDLRIRLEQRLRRACEARDFRLFYQPQVSLPDRRLVGAEALVRWNDAELGDISPAEFIPIAEASGLIDGLSDWVLREVCRQRQMWRQVGLDLPPVAINLSGVQLRSPGCVRSVLETIDEFQISPEELEVEITETWFLDSSSPLAQENLQRLKMAGVRSALDDFGVGSSSLAQLRDLPIHRLKIDRSFTVECMRNARTLTIVKAVIDMAHNLGLTVTAEGIETADQEAWMHHLGCDSAQGFHIARPMPAEDFLRRYLAERARPAASRPIGDGNPGAHSVQ